A genomic window from Ruminiclostridium cellulolyticum H10 includes:
- a CDS encoding GerAB/ArcD/ProY family transporter yields the protein MRSNDGFGSWEAICILINMVFVQAILYFPKEAADFSGSAGWMIPIGITIVAYIYFAIVTGFYRYSGSMDLLEISQRAAGRIMKIIVGLLTALLLIFLEASLLSRYAHSLKTISLDKSPLSYVLLFFLIGMVAAAYYGIEAVARISAFIVPVCIIGFLLITIGVIPEFNTDNLFPILGKGVDSIINGSTLSLRVFSPLLLVFFMIPFFKRRNLKRVGYLSITISGIVTLWSTLAFFLTFPYEMAVDKKIPVYQMARLIEFGNYIQRVESVFVLVFSLSSILYMGALFAFITYIIAKTLDLERYRPIILPTVVIIYCLTFIIKRFSLNLLVSQLTNILWILALMLPIIVLIIGSIKKAGSENEGGKDYE from the coding sequence ATGAGGAGCAATGACGGATTTGGTTCCTGGGAGGCAATATGCATACTAATAAATATGGTTTTCGTACAGGCTATATTGTACTTTCCTAAAGAAGCGGCGGATTTTAGCGGCAGTGCAGGTTGGATGATTCCTATTGGGATAACAATAGTTGCCTATATTTACTTTGCAATAGTCACCGGATTTTACAGATACTCGGGAAGCATGGATTTACTTGAGATTTCTCAAAGAGCCGCAGGAAGGATAATGAAAATAATTGTAGGGCTTCTGACAGCCTTATTACTGATTTTTTTGGAAGCATCCCTTTTAAGTAGGTATGCACATTCACTTAAAACAATTTCACTTGATAAATCGCCTTTATCATATGTCCTTCTATTTTTTTTGATTGGAATGGTTGCTGCAGCCTATTACGGAATAGAAGCAGTTGCCAGAATAAGTGCTTTTATAGTACCTGTTTGCATAATTGGATTTCTACTAATAACGATAGGCGTTATACCCGAATTTAACACAGATAATTTATTCCCAATATTAGGGAAAGGTGTGGATTCAATAATTAACGGAAGTACTCTAAGCTTACGTGTATTTTCACCGTTACTGCTCGTTTTTTTTATGATACCATTTTTTAAAAGAAGGAATTTAAAACGTGTCGGCTATTTATCAATTACAATATCGGGAATTGTCACGTTATGGTCCACTTTGGCCTTTTTTTTGACCTTTCCTTACGAAATGGCAGTAGATAAAAAAATACCTGTATATCAGATGGCTAGGCTTATTGAATTTGGAAATTATATACAAAGAGTTGAATCAGTTTTTGTTTTGGTATTCTCATTATCATCAATATTGTATATGGGAGCGTTGTTTGCTTTTATAACTTATATAATAGCCAAAACGCTTGATTTGGAAAGGTACCGCCCAATTATACTGCCGACAGTAGTAATAATTTACTGTCTGACATTCATTATAAAAAGATTTTCGCTTAACCTACTGGTCAGTCAATTGACAAACATACTTTGGATTTTAGCACTTATGCTGCCGATTATCGTACTGATTATAGGTTCGATAAAAAAAGCAGGTTCTGAGAATGAAGGAGGGAAAGATTATGAGTAA